One stretch of Pseudobdellovibrionaceae bacterium DNA includes these proteins:
- a CDS encoding SPFH/Band 7/PHB domain protein, translated as MEISFALVFLIVAVIFAVSAIRIVPQQSAFVVERLGRYSRTMEPGPHFIVPFVDQIRYKHSLKEFVLDIPEQICITKDNVSVAIDGVVFFRIVDPFKATYGINNYAQGLVQLAQTTLRSEIGKLDLDRSFEEREHINRAVVMAVENATEPWGVKILRYEIKSITPPRDVLEAMEKQMRAEREKRAKILESEADRDSKINRAEGFKQETIKTSEAEKIRQINTAEGEASAIFSVAKATADGLREISLALTQPGGDQAARLRMVEEYIKQFSAVASDARAVIVPANVSDPTSLLATITTAYDHLKVKG; from the coding sequence ATGGAGATTTCTTTCGCACTGGTATTTTTGATCGTGGCGGTGATCTTCGCGGTGAGCGCGATCCGCATCGTTCCCCAGCAGAGCGCGTTCGTGGTCGAACGACTGGGTCGTTACTCGCGCACCATGGAGCCCGGACCGCACTTCATCGTGCCGTTCGTCGACCAAATTCGTTACAAACACTCCCTGAAGGAGTTCGTTCTCGATATCCCCGAACAGATCTGCATCACGAAGGATAACGTCTCCGTCGCGATCGACGGGGTCGTGTTCTTCCGTATCGTGGATCCGTTCAAAGCCACCTACGGGATCAACAACTACGCGCAGGGTCTGGTGCAACTGGCGCAAACGACCTTGCGTTCCGAAATCGGTAAATTGGATCTGGATCGCAGCTTCGAAGAGCGTGAACATATCAACCGCGCCGTCGTCATGGCCGTCGAAAACGCGACCGAGCCGTGGGGCGTGAAGATCCTGCGTTACGAGATCAAGTCGATCACTCCCCCGCGCGACGTCCTGGAAGCCATGGAAAAACAAATGCGCGCCGAGCGTGAAAAACGCGCGAAAATTTTGGAATCCGAAGCGGATCGCGATTCGAAGATCAATCGTGCCGAGGGTTTCAAACAAGAAACCATCAAAACTTCGGAAGCCGAAAAAATCCGTCAGATCAACACCGCAGAGGGTGAAGCTTCGGCGATCTTCTCGGTCGCGAAAGCCACGGCCGACGGTTTGCGCGAAATCTCGCTGGCCCTCACCCAGCCCGGCGGCGACCAAGCGGCACGTCTGCGCATGGTCGAAGAGTACATTAAGCAATTCTCGGCCGTCGCCTCGGACGCACGCGCCGTGATCGTTCCCGCCAACGTCAGCGACCCGACCTCGCTCCTCGCGACGATCACGACGGCTTACGATCACTTGAAAGTAAAAGGCTAA